A window from Hemicordylus capensis ecotype Gifberg chromosome 2, rHemCap1.1.pri, whole genome shotgun sequence encodes these proteins:
- the LOC128343388 gene encoding myosin heavy chain IB-like isoform X3: MAGEPGGPGHGVEAAGLAGPGRGGEAAGLAGPGGTLGPSRGDGPGGGSSTLRPGGGGTLGPGGGGGTLGPGRGGSRIV; the protein is encoded by the exons atggccggggagccaggcgggcccggccacggagtcgaggcggcgggcctggcagggcccggccgcggaggcgaggcggcgggcctggccgggcccggcggcACTCTTGGGCCCAGCCGTGGTgatgggcccggcggcggcagcagcactctccggcccggcggcggcggcaccctcgggcccggcggcggcggcggcaccctcgggcctggccgtggag GTTCAAGGATAGTTTAA
- the LOC128343388 gene encoding uncharacterized protein LOC128343388 isoform X2: MIMWSRCSDRAEQSRSSMRVAGGGTAHSIPPLTTGRLHNPKEAHICGGMGVPGPYSETRSQQEGPAAPIRRLGYVVGKGLGCVEGSLPVRPPCISHLQHQQLPPVCAKKAPWGPGCQAEGIGEPQDIDTFVWEMMPFGIFLYCCCLGNIPAGMLYLFSLGSRIV, encoded by the exons ATGATCATGTGGTCTAGGTGTTCAGACAGAGCAGAACAATCGCGGAGCTCGATGAGAGTTGCTGGGGGAGGAACTGCACATTCCATCCCTCCCCTGACGACTGGGAGGCTGCACAACCCGAAGGAAGCACACATCTGCGGCGGCATGGGGGTGCCTGGGCCCTACAGCGAGACCAGGAGCCAGCAGGAGGGGCCCGCTGCACCTATTCGTCGGCTGGGCTATGTGGTGGGAAAAG GGCTCGGCTGTGTAGAGGGCTCCCTGCCTGTCCGCCCGCCCTGCATTTCTCACCTGCAGCATCAGCAGCTCCCTCCAGTTTGTGCAAAGAAAGCGCCCTGGGGGCCTGGCTGCCAAGCGGAAGGGATTGGGGAGCCCCAGGATATAGACACCTTCG TgtgggagatgatgccttttggtatcttcctgtattgctgctgtctgggaaacataccggcggggatGCTCTACCTCttctccttag GTTCAAGGATAGTTTAA
- the LOC128343388 gene encoding uncharacterized protein LOC128343388 isoform X1 translates to MIMWSRCSDRAEQSRSSMRVAGGGTAHSIPPLTTGRLHNPKEAHICGGMGVPGPYSETRSQQEGPAAPIRRLGYVVGKGLGCVEGSLPVRPPCISHLQHQQLPPVCAKKAPWGPGCQAEGIGEPQDIDTFGLSFGKSPPKQIPPLFCLFAGFNQGKGRKRRSDLLPLCLLAAG, encoded by the exons ATGATCATGTGGTCTAGGTGTTCAGACAGAGCAGAACAATCGCGGAGCTCGATGAGAGTTGCTGGGGGAGGAACTGCACATTCCATCCCTCCCCTGACGACTGGGAGGCTGCACAACCCGAAGGAAGCACACATCTGCGGCGGCATGGGGGTGCCTGGGCCCTACAGCGAGACCAGGAGCCAGCAGGAGGGGCCCGCTGCACCTATTCGTCGGCTGGGCTATGTGGTGGGAAAAG GGCTCGGCTGTGTAGAGGGCTCCCTGCCTGTCCGCCCGCCCTGCATTTCTCACCTGCAGCATCAGCAGCTCCCTCCAGTTTGTGCAAAGAAAGCGCCCTGGGGGCCTGGCTGCCAAGCGGAAGGGATTGGGGAGCCCCAGGATATAGACACCTTCGGTCTGTCTTTCGGCAAGAGTCCCCCTAAGCAAATTCCCCCCCTCTTCTGTCTTTTTGCTGGATTTAACCAGGGGAAGGGCAGGAAAAGGAGGAGCGATTTGCTTCCTCTTTGCTTGCTGGCAGCTGGGTAG